From Skermanella sp. TT6, a single genomic window includes:
- a CDS encoding PRC-barrel domain-containing protein: MKRHLLLAPALALCLAAPALAAALAQDQPAPAPRQEPAGAVVQGQGTVEVRPADPQIRIESAPAEVQVETTGEPQIRVVEVPTIAGRMPEDVVGWNVRNSAGEDIGEVRDFVTEPDSPAITSLVMSRSRLLGLGERLVTLPWDSVRVDPQGNALVTTLGQEELDNAPEFEYGAEASTIIGPERNDQ, from the coding sequence ATGAAGAGACACCTTCTCCTGGCGCCGGCCCTGGCGCTCTGCCTGGCCGCTCCGGCCCTCGCCGCCGCCCTTGCCCAGGACCAGCCGGCCCCGGCGCCGCGGCAGGAGCCGGCGGGAGCCGTCGTCCAGGGCCAGGGCACGGTCGAGGTCCGGCCGGCCGACCCGCAGATCCGGATCGAATCGGCACCCGCGGAGGTGCAGGTCGAGACGACGGGCGAGCCGCAGATCCGCGTCGTCGAGGTGCCGACCATCGCCGGCCGCATGCCCGAGGATGTGGTCGGCTGGAACGTCCGCAACAGCGCTGGCGAGGACATCGGCGAGGTGCGCGATTTCGTGACCGAGCCGGACAGCCCGGCGATAACCAGCCTGGTCATGTCACGGTCCCGCCTGCTCGGGCTGGGCGAGCGGCTGGTCACGCTGCCGTGGGACAGCGTCCGGGTCGATCCGCAGGGGAACGCGCTGGTCACGACCCTGGGCCAGGAGGAACTGGATAACGCGCCGGAGTTCGAGTACGGCGCCGAAGCCAGCACGATCATCGGTCCGGAGCGGAACGACCAGTGA
- the parC gene encoding DNA topoisomerase IV subunit A: MTDPALDIHDKPLSEALGERYLSYALSTIMARSLPDVRDGLKPVHRRLLYAMSQLKLDPDTPPKKCARVVGDVIGKFHPHGDTAVYDALVRLAQDFAVRYPLIDGQGNFGNIDGDNAAAMRYTEARLTDVARALLEGIDEDTVDFRGTYDGEGEEPIVLPAAFPNLLANGSQGIAVGMATSIPPHNAEELCDALSHLIKKPDATVEDLVRFIPGPDFPTGGVLVESQAAIAEAYRTGRGSFRVRAKWEVEKLGQGTWQIVVTEIPYQVQKSRLIEKIAELLAARKLFLLDDVRDESAEDIRLVLVPKNRNVDPDVLMESLFKTTDLETRFGLNMNVLDKDNVPRVMNLREVLQAFLAHRIEVLERRSRHRLGKIDHRLEVLGGYLIAYLNLDEVIRIIREEDEPKRSLIKAFSLTEVQAEAILNMRLRSLRKLEEFEIRKEHDSLSAERADLLDLLENEPRRWKAIARQVAETRKRFGKATKLGARRTVVADAPSAVIIPLEAMVEREPVTVFCSEKGWIRTVKGHQADTSDIKYKDGDRERFVLRVETTDKLIVLGTNGRFYTLGVDKLPRGRGFGEPLRLMIDLANDADLVTLFKHRPGRRLLVAASNGRGFQVEEDEVIAQTRGGKQVMTLGDGVEARFCIPAEGDSVAAIGNNRKLLVFPLEEVPVMARGRGVMIQKYTDGSLADLTTFKFSEGLSWKSGERTRLEADMTPWKGNRGTSGRLPPNGFPKNNRFT, encoded by the coding sequence ATGACCGACCCTGCACTCGATATCCACGACAAGCCGCTCTCCGAGGCGCTCGGCGAGCGGTACCTCTCCTACGCGCTGTCCACCATCATGGCGCGCTCGCTGCCCGACGTGCGCGACGGGCTGAAGCCGGTCCACCGCCGGCTGCTCTATGCCATGAGCCAGCTCAAGCTGGACCCGGACACCCCACCGAAGAAATGCGCCCGCGTCGTCGGCGACGTGATCGGCAAGTTCCACCCGCACGGCGACACCGCGGTCTACGACGCGCTGGTCCGGCTGGCGCAGGACTTCGCGGTCCGCTACCCCCTGATCGACGGGCAGGGCAACTTCGGCAATATCGACGGCGACAACGCCGCCGCCATGCGGTACACCGAGGCCCGCCTGACAGACGTGGCCCGCGCCCTGCTCGAAGGGATCGACGAGGACACCGTCGATTTCCGCGGCACCTACGACGGCGAGGGCGAGGAGCCGATCGTGCTTCCCGCCGCCTTCCCGAACCTGCTGGCCAACGGCTCGCAAGGCATCGCGGTCGGCATGGCGACCTCGATCCCGCCGCACAACGCGGAAGAGCTGTGCGACGCCCTGAGCCACCTGATCAAGAAGCCCGACGCCACGGTCGAGGACCTGGTCCGGTTCATTCCCGGCCCCGATTTCCCGACCGGCGGCGTCCTGGTCGAGTCGCAGGCCGCCATCGCCGAGGCCTACCGCACCGGGCGCGGCAGCTTCCGGGTGCGCGCCAAATGGGAGGTCGAGAAGCTGGGGCAGGGCACCTGGCAGATCGTCGTCACCGAGATCCCCTATCAGGTCCAGAAGAGCCGGCTGATCGAGAAGATCGCCGAGCTGCTGGCGGCGCGGAAGCTGTTCCTGCTCGACGACGTGCGCGACGAATCGGCGGAGGACATCCGCCTCGTCCTGGTGCCGAAGAACCGCAACGTCGATCCCGACGTGCTGATGGAATCGCTGTTCAAGACCACCGACCTGGAAACCCGGTTCGGCCTGAACATGAACGTGCTGGACAAGGACAACGTCCCGCGCGTCATGAACCTGCGCGAGGTCCTGCAAGCCTTCCTGGCGCACCGGATCGAGGTGCTGGAGCGGCGCTCGCGCCACCGGCTGGGCAAGATCGACCACCGGCTGGAAGTGCTGGGCGGCTACCTGATCGCCTACCTGAACCTGGACGAGGTGATCCGGATCATCCGCGAGGAGGACGAGCCCAAGCGCTCGCTGATCAAGGCCTTCTCGCTGACGGAGGTGCAGGCCGAGGCGATCCTGAACATGCGTCTGCGCTCGCTCCGCAAGCTGGAGGAGTTCGAGATCCGCAAGGAGCACGACAGCCTGTCGGCGGAGCGCGCCGACCTGCTCGACCTGCTGGAGAACGAGCCCCGGCGCTGGAAGGCGATCGCCAGGCAGGTCGCGGAGACCCGCAAGCGGTTCGGCAAGGCGACCAAGCTGGGCGCCCGCCGGACGGTGGTGGCCGACGCCCCGTCCGCCGTGATCATCCCGCTGGAGGCGATGGTCGAGCGCGAGCCCGTCACCGTCTTCTGCTCCGAGAAGGGCTGGATCCGCACGGTCAAGGGCCATCAGGCCGATACGTCCGACATCAAGTACAAGGACGGCGACCGGGAGCGCTTCGTGCTCCGGGTGGAGACCACGGACAAGCTGATCGTGCTGGGGACCAACGGCCGGTTCTATACGCTCGGGGTGGACAAGCTGCCGCGCGGCCGGGGATTCGGCGAGCCGCTGAGGCTGATGATCGATCTTGCCAACGACGCCGATCTGGTCACCCTGTTCAAGCACCGGCCGGGGCGCCGGCTGCTGGTCGCGGCCTCCAACGGCCGGGGCTTCCAGGTGGAGGAGGACGAGGTGATCGCCCAGACCCGCGGCGGCAAGCAGGTCATGACGCTCGGCGACGGCGTCGAGGCCAGGTTCTGCATCCCGGCGGAGGGCGACTCGGTCGCGGCGATCGGCAACAACCGCAAGCTCCTGGTATTCCCGCTGGAAGAGGTGCCGGTGATGGCGCGGGGCCGCGGCGTCATGATCCAGAAATACACCGACGGCAGCCTCGCCGACCTGACGACCTTCAAATTCTCGGAGGGGCTGTCGTGGAAGAGCGGGGAGCGCACCCGGCTGGAGGCCGACATGACCCCCTGGAAGGGCAACCGGGGCACGTCCGGGCGCCTGCCGCCCAACGGGTTCCCGAAGAACAACCGCTTCACCTGA
- the recO gene encoding DNA repair protein RecO, with protein sequence MEWTDEAIVLSARPHGEAAVVATLLTRTHGRHSGLVQGGRSSKQRGNLQAGNRVSARWRARLADHLGTFTIEPIHNNAAGMLDDPLRLAALVSACTVTEVVLPDREPHEPVFHGLAALLEAFETPLWAPAYVRWELGLLQELGFGLDLASCAATGSNDALAYVSPRTGRAVSLSAGEPYRDRLLPLPGFLAGQPGWSEADVLAGLELTGHFLERDALAHASAQAVAALPAARTRFIERYRKMATLPGSR encoded by the coding sequence ATGGAATGGACCGACGAGGCGATCGTGCTGTCCGCCCGGCCGCACGGCGAGGCGGCCGTGGTGGCGACCCTGCTGACCCGCACCCACGGCCGGCATTCCGGCCTGGTGCAGGGCGGCCGTTCGTCCAAGCAGCGGGGCAACCTGCAAGCCGGCAACCGGGTCAGCGCGCGCTGGCGCGCCCGGCTGGCCGACCATCTCGGGACCTTCACGATCGAGCCGATCCACAACAATGCCGCCGGCATGCTGGACGACCCGCTGCGCCTCGCGGCGCTGGTGTCGGCCTGCACGGTGACCGAAGTGGTCCTGCCCGACCGGGAGCCGCACGAGCCGGTCTTCCACGGGCTGGCGGCCCTGCTGGAGGCGTTCGAGACGCCGCTGTGGGCGCCGGCCTATGTCCGGTGGGAACTGGGGCTGTTGCAGGAGCTGGGCTTCGGCCTCGACCTCGCGTCCTGCGCCGCCACCGGAAGCAACGACGCGCTGGCCTATGTCAGTCCACGCACCGGCCGGGCGGTGTCCCTGTCCGCCGGCGAGCCCTACCGCGACAGGCTGCTGCCCCTGCCGGGCTTCCTGGCCGGACAGCCCGGCTGGAGCGAGGCGGACGTGCTTGCCGGCCTCGAACTGACGGGGCATTTCCTCGAACGCGACGCGCTCGCCCATGCGTCCGCCCAGGCGGTCGCGGCCCTGCCTGCCGCCCGTACCCGTTTCATAGAACGCTATCGCAAAATGGCTACCCTTCCTGGTAGTAGATAA
- a CDS encoding AMP-binding protein gives MAEPTQTPLLTRSYVHGASPTPLIGDTIGVHLDRMAALSPEADALVVRHQGVRMTYAQFRAETDRLAAGLIALGLKPGDRIGIWSQNNSEWVLTQFATAKAGLVLVNINPAYRTHELEYALNKVGCKALILAASFKSSDYLGMLRQVAPELDRCAPGHLDSHKLPALRTVIRLGDEMSAGMLNFADIAAGARDEHFAELERLRDALQFDEAINIQFTSGTTGNPKGATLTHHNILNNGFFIGEAMRLTERDRLCIPVPFYHCFGMVLGNLACVTHRACMVIPGEGFDAEAVLSTVQEEHCTGLHGVPTMFISILNHPRFGDFDLSTLRTGIMAGSPCPTEVMKRVAGEMNMGEITIAYGMTETSPVSFQSSVDDPLERRVSTVGRIQPHLEVKIVDAEGRIVPVGTPGELLTRGYSVMQGYWGDEERTREAIDAGRWMHTGDLATLDAEGYCNIVGRIKDMVIRGGENIYPREVEEFLYTHPRIKDVQVFGVPDERFGEQLCAWIHVQDGETLTEEEVLEFCRGSIAHYKVPRYIRFVDGFPMTVTGKIQKFIMRQKMVEELKLEAAKTA, from the coding sequence ATGGCCGAACCCACCCAGACACCCCTGCTGACCCGCAGCTATGTCCACGGCGCGTCGCCTACGCCGCTGATCGGCGACACCATCGGCGTCCACCTGGACCGCATGGCGGCCCTATCGCCGGAGGCCGACGCCCTGGTTGTCCGGCATCAGGGCGTCCGGATGACCTACGCGCAGTTCAGGGCGGAGACCGACCGGCTGGCCGCCGGCCTGATCGCGCTGGGACTGAAGCCGGGCGACCGCATCGGAATCTGGTCGCAGAACAATTCCGAATGGGTGCTGACCCAGTTCGCCACGGCCAAGGCCGGGCTGGTGCTGGTCAACATCAACCCGGCCTACCGCACCCACGAGCTGGAATACGCGCTGAACAAGGTCGGCTGCAAGGCGCTGATCCTGGCGGCTTCCTTCAAGAGCAGCGACTATCTCGGCATGCTGCGGCAGGTCGCCCCCGAGCTCGACCGCTGCGCGCCCGGGCACCTGGACTCGCACAAGCTGCCGGCCCTGCGGACGGTGATCCGGCTGGGGGACGAGATGAGCGCCGGCATGCTCAACTTCGCCGACATCGCCGCGGGTGCCCGGGACGAGCATTTCGCGGAGCTGGAGCGGCTGCGCGACGCGCTCCAGTTCGACGAGGCGATCAACATCCAGTTCACCAGCGGCACCACGGGTAATCCCAAGGGCGCCACGCTGACCCACCACAACATTCTGAACAACGGCTTCTTCATCGGCGAGGCGATGCGCCTGACCGAGCGGGACCGGCTGTGCATTCCCGTGCCGTTCTACCACTGCTTCGGCATGGTGCTGGGCAATCTCGCCTGCGTCACCCACCGGGCCTGCATGGTGATACCGGGGGAAGGGTTCGATGCCGAGGCCGTCCTGTCCACGGTCCAGGAGGAGCACTGCACCGGCCTGCACGGCGTGCCGACCATGTTCATCTCCATCCTGAACCATCCCAGGTTCGGGGATTTCGACCTGAGCACGCTGCGCACCGGCATCATGGCGGGCTCGCCCTGCCCGACCGAGGTGATGAAGCGGGTCGCCGGCGAGATGAACATGGGCGAGATCACCATCGCCTACGGCATGACGGAGACCAGCCCGGTCAGCTTCCAGAGCTCGGTGGACGACCCGCTGGAGCGGCGCGTCTCGACCGTCGGCCGCATCCAGCCGCACCTGGAGGTCAAGATCGTCGATGCCGAGGGCCGGATCGTCCCGGTCGGCACGCCCGGCGAGCTGCTGACCCGCGGCTATTCCGTGATGCAGGGCTATTGGGGCGACGAGGAGCGCACGCGAGAGGCGATCGACGCCGGCCGCTGGATGCATACCGGCGACCTCGCCACCCTCGACGCCGAGGGCTATTGCAACATCGTCGGCCGGATCAAGGACATGGTGATCCGGGGCGGGGAGAACATCTACCCGCGCGAGGTCGAGGAATTCCTCTACACCCATCCGCGGATCAAGGACGTCCAGGTCTTCGGCGTCCCCGACGAGCGGTTCGGCGAGCAGCTCTGCGCCTGGATCCATGTGCAGGACGGCGAGACCCTGACCGAGGAGGAGGTGCTGGAGTTCTGCCGGGGCAGCATCGCCCACTACAAGGTGCCGCGCTACATCCGCTTCGTGGACGGCTTCCCCATGACGGTGACCGGCAAGATCCAGAAATTCATCATGCGGCAGAAGATGGTCGAGGAGCTGAAGCTGGAGGCCGCCAAGACCGCGTGA
- a CDS encoding ABC transporter substrate-binding protein, which produces MYRTSVSLAALAMLASTAGAAQAEIQVGVVTAVTGSMASFGEQMRSGVEAAAKEINAKGGINGEEIGVKVYDDACDPKQGVSAANQIVNDGIRFVIGHMCTGPSVPASDVYSEEGIVMISPTATAPVLTERGLDNVFRVAGRDDQQGQVAADHIAAQIQNPKVAIIHDKQAYGSGLADATAKRLAEKGIQPVMTGSVNPGESDFSALVTKMKSEGVNTVYFGGYHAEAGQIVRQMGNAGMDAVLVAGDGLSNPDFWAITGESGAGTLFTFSPDPTANPTAAPVIEQLRADGIDPAFFTLYSYAALQVLAQGIEAAGEPEPDAVADALREGTFDTVIGPLDFDDKGDLTEPAYVMYSWQDGKYGQVSAR; this is translated from the coding sequence ATGTACAGGACATCCGTTTCCCTCGCGGCGCTGGCGATGCTCGCCTCGACCGCGGGCGCCGCGCAGGCGGAGATCCAGGTCGGCGTCGTGACTGCCGTGACGGGTTCCATGGCATCGTTCGGCGAGCAGATGCGCAGCGGCGTCGAGGCCGCCGCGAAGGAGATCAACGCCAAGGGCGGGATCAACGGAGAGGAGATCGGCGTCAAGGTCTATGACGACGCCTGCGACCCCAAGCAGGGCGTCTCCGCCGCCAACCAGATCGTCAACGACGGCATCCGGTTCGTCATCGGCCACATGTGCACGGGACCGTCGGTGCCGGCCTCCGACGTCTATTCGGAGGAGGGGATCGTCATGATCTCGCCGACCGCGACCGCGCCGGTGCTGACCGAGCGCGGCCTGGACAACGTCTTCCGGGTGGCGGGGCGCGACGACCAGCAGGGGCAGGTGGCCGCCGACCACATCGCGGCGCAGATCCAGAACCCCAAGGTCGCGATCATCCACGACAAGCAGGCCTACGGCAGCGGGCTGGCCGACGCCACGGCCAAGCGGCTCGCCGAGAAGGGCATCCAGCCGGTCATGACCGGCTCGGTCAATCCGGGCGAGAGCGATTTTTCCGCCCTGGTCACCAAGATGAAGTCGGAAGGCGTGAACACGGTCTATTTCGGCGGCTACCACGCGGAAGCCGGCCAGATCGTCCGCCAGATGGGCAACGCCGGCATGGACGCCGTGCTGGTCGCGGGCGACGGCCTGTCCAACCCGGACTTCTGGGCCATCACCGGGGAGAGCGGGGCCGGGACCCTGTTCACCTTCAGCCCGGACCCGACCGCCAATCCGACCGCCGCCCCCGTGATCGAGCAACTCCGCGCGGACGGCATCGACCCGGCCTTCTTCACGCTCTACAGCTACGCGGCCCTGCAGGTGCTGGCCCAGGGCATCGAGGCGGCCGGCGAACCGGAGCCGGATGCCGTCGCCGACGCGCTCCGCGAGGGGACCTTCGACACGGTGATCGGTCCGCTGGACTTCGACGACAAGGGCGACCTGACCGAGCCGGCCTACGTCATGTATTCCTGGCAGGACGGGAAGTACGGCCAAGTGTCGGCGCGATAA
- the msrA gene encoding peptide-methionine (S)-S-oxide reductase MsrA — protein MMAADRQLAQATFGGGCFWCTEAVFQQLRGVEKVQSGYAGGHVENPTYEQVCTARTGHAEVVQVTYDPEVISYRDLLEVFFTTHDPTTSNRQGNDVGPQYRSVVFHHDAEQERTAREVMKSFGERRIWDRPIVTELAPLPVFYPAEAYHDDYYARNSAQPYCQVVIAPKVAKVRKQYMDRLRA, from the coding sequence ATGATGGCCGCAGATCGGCAATTGGCACAGGCGACTTTCGGCGGCGGCTGCTTCTGGTGCACCGAAGCGGTCTTCCAGCAGCTGCGCGGCGTGGAGAAGGTCCAATCCGGCTATGCCGGCGGGCATGTGGAAAACCCCACCTACGAGCAGGTCTGCACCGCCCGGACCGGGCATGCCGAGGTGGTCCAGGTCACCTACGACCCGGAGGTGATCTCCTACCGCGACCTGCTGGAAGTGTTCTTCACCACCCACGACCCGACCACGTCGAACCGCCAGGGCAACGATGTCGGCCCGCAGTACCGCTCGGTGGTCTTCCACCACGACGCGGAGCAGGAACGGACCGCGCGCGAGGTGATGAAGTCCTTCGGCGAGCGGCGGATCTGGGATCGCCCGATCGTGACCGAGCTGGCCCCCCTGCCCGTCTTCTACCCGGCGGAGGCGTATCACGACGATTATTATGCCCGCAACTCGGCCCAGCCCTATTGCCAGGTCGTGATCGCGCCGAAGGTCGCAAAGGTGCGCAAGCAGTACATGGATCGCCTGAGGGCGTGA
- a CDS encoding SDR family oxidoreductase, translating to MRSLRNSTVVITGASSGIGRATAVAFARQGANLALAARRDEALDEVAAECRSHGADVIAIPSDVTELDDMRLLAEEAAERFGEIDVWINNAGIGLVGPFADVPMASHRQVIETNLFGSMNGTHAVLPYFLEQGHGTLITNISFGAWIAPPFAAAYAASKFGLEGFTQSLRLELEEWPDIHVCNVFPAVIDTPGYQHGGNYMGKELKPGSPLVPPERVADAMVGLALRPRRGVSVGALAPLTKLAHTLAPALTEEVMARGLRRYFRRAAPSPYTHGSLFRPVPQGTGASGGYRQQTSGSQSLMLAGLAAAGVIAAGVFAARR from the coding sequence ATGCGCAGCCTGCGAAATTCCACGGTCGTCATCACCGGCGCTTCGAGCGGCATCGGCCGGGCGACAGCCGTCGCCTTCGCCCGGCAGGGCGCCAACCTGGCCCTTGCCGCCCGCCGCGACGAGGCGCTGGACGAGGTTGCCGCCGAATGCCGGAGCCACGGCGCCGACGTGATCGCCATTCCGTCCGACGTGACCGAACTGGACGACATGCGCCTTCTGGCGGAGGAGGCGGCCGAGCGGTTCGGCGAGATCGACGTCTGGATCAACAATGCCGGCATCGGCCTGGTCGGGCCGTTCGCCGACGTGCCCATGGCCTCCCACCGGCAGGTGATCGAGACCAACCTGTTCGGCAGCATGAACGGCACCCATGCCGTGCTGCCCTATTTCCTGGAGCAGGGCCACGGCACGCTGATCACCAACATCTCGTTCGGCGCCTGGATCGCGCCGCCCTTCGCCGCCGCCTACGCCGCGAGCAAGTTCGGCCTGGAAGGCTTCACCCAGAGCCTGCGGCTGGAACTGGAGGAGTGGCCCGACATCCATGTCTGCAACGTGTTCCCCGCAGTGATCGACACGCCGGGGTACCAGCACGGCGGCAATTACATGGGCAAGGAGCTGAAGCCCGGATCGCCGCTGGTCCCGCCCGAGCGGGTGGCCGACGCGATGGTCGGGCTGGCGCTGCGCCCCCGGCGCGGCGTCAGCGTCGGCGCGCTGGCGCCGCTGACCAAGCTGGCCCACACCCTGGCGCCGGCCCTGACGGAGGAGGTGATGGCGCGCGGCCTGAGGCGTTATTTCCGGCGGGCGGCGCCGTCGCCCTATACCCACGGCTCGCTGTTCAGGCCGGTGCCCCAGGGGACCGGCGCCTCCGGCGGCTACCGGCAACAGACGAGCGGATCGCAATCCCTGATGCTCGCAGGGCTCGCCGCGGCCGGGGTGATCGCCGCCGGGGTGTTCGCCGCGCGCCGCTGA
- a CDS encoding PRC-barrel domain-containing protein — protein MRRSLMMTTAALAAWSWVPGAGAQQPAPVTAPPGPEINVQQPPASVDVQQPAPEVTVEQRPPEIIIEQQAPQIIVRQAPPRIIVRQPPPEITVRQFQPQVIVRQREPEVIIEQADPEIQVEQPEPRVTVQQAQPRIDVQQAQPQVVIEQPEPRVDVQPVVPAPAPAVPPAPAPMAEAPAPIPEPAPEAAPADGPVAGVAPERMIGRPVVNAQGEPLGQIRDLLLGPAGTVETAIVDVGGYLGAPKEVAVPWGQVNAEPQEGPVTLPMDRQQLEAAPDHDYAEGANAVVGPAR, from the coding sequence ATGCGCAGAAGCCTGATGATGACGACCGCCGCGCTGGCCGCCTGGTCCTGGGTCCCGGGCGCCGGTGCGCAGCAGCCGGCACCCGTGACGGCGCCCCCGGGGCCGGAGATCAACGTCCAGCAGCCCCCGGCCTCGGTCGATGTCCAGCAGCCGGCCCCGGAGGTGACGGTCGAACAGCGGCCGCCGGAGATCATCATCGAGCAGCAGGCGCCGCAGATCATCGTCCGGCAGGCGCCGCCCCGGATCATCGTGCGCCAGCCGCCGCCCGAGATCACGGTCCGACAGTTCCAGCCCCAGGTGATCGTCCGGCAGCGCGAGCCCGAGGTGATCATCGAGCAGGCGGATCCCGAGATCCAGGTCGAGCAGCCGGAGCCCCGGGTGACCGTGCAGCAGGCGCAACCCCGGATCGACGTTCAGCAGGCCCAGCCGCAGGTGGTCATCGAGCAGCCAGAGCCGCGGGTCGATGTCCAGCCGGTCGTGCCGGCTCCCGCGCCGGCCGTTCCGCCCGCCCCGGCACCCATGGCCGAGGCGCCCGCCCCGATACCCGAGCCGGCGCCCGAGGCGGCGCCGGCCGACGGTCCCGTGGCGGGCGTGGCCCCGGAACGGATGATCGGCCGCCCCGTGGTCAATGCCCAGGGCGAACCGCTCGGCCAGATCCGGGACCTCCTGCTCGGGCCGGCCGGAACCGTGGAGACAGCCATCGTCGACGTGGGCGGCTATCTCGGCGCGCCGAAGGAGGTCGCGGTGCCGTGGGGGCAGGTGAACGCCGAACCGCAGGAGGGGCCGGTCACCCTGCCGATGGACCGGCAGCAGCTCGAAGCAGCACCCGACCACGACTATGCCGAGGGCGCCAACGCCGTCGTCGGCCCCGCCCGCTGA
- a CDS encoding Rpn family recombination-promoting nuclease/putative transposase, protein MQASDSLYHRLFSDPVMIEQLVRGFLPAGIAALLDFTRLERVNAKFHAARGQRREGDVIWRVPTLAGEMVHIYLMLEFQATPERFMPVRVQVYSGLLWQQIIDVRALAPGGRLPPLLPIVLYAGEARWNSPADTTDLVALPEDSPLWPWQPQVRYHLIDEKRLRAEDLARHDSLVALLFRIEICDRPEDLPGLVAQAVAWFAEHPGHATLRLAFGDVVAHSVAGLVGAAPAATVPMDIEEVQGMLAERIKKWEQELIAKGVAEGEVRGEARGRAAMRKRQFTRRFGALPADVERLIDAATPDQHDAYMDRLMDAQAPGDVFPDLLRPGE, encoded by the coding sequence ATGCAAGCCTCCGACTCCCTGTACCACCGCCTGTTCTCCGACCCGGTGATGATCGAGCAGCTCGTGCGCGGCTTCCTGCCCGCCGGGATCGCCGCCCTGCTGGACTTCACCCGGCTCGAACGGGTCAACGCCAAGTTCCACGCCGCCCGCGGCCAGCGGCGCGAGGGCGACGTGATCTGGCGCGTGCCGACGCTGGCCGGCGAGATGGTCCACATCTACCTGATGCTGGAGTTTCAGGCGACCCCGGAGCGGTTCATGCCGGTGCGGGTGCAGGTCTATTCCGGCCTGCTCTGGCAACAGATCATCGACGTCCGCGCCCTCGCCCCGGGCGGCCGGCTGCCGCCCCTGCTGCCGATCGTGCTCTACGCCGGCGAGGCCCGCTGGAACAGCCCCGCCGACACGACCGACCTGGTGGCGCTGCCCGAGGACTCGCCGCTCTGGCCTTGGCAGCCGCAGGTCCGCTATCATCTGATCGACGAGAAGCGGCTGCGCGCCGAGGACCTGGCCCGGCACGACAGCCTGGTGGCGCTGCTGTTCCGGATCGAGATCTGCGACCGGCCCGAGGACCTGCCCGGCCTGGTCGCCCAGGCGGTGGCCTGGTTCGCCGAGCATCCGGGCCATGCGACGCTGCGGCTGGCGTTCGGCGATGTGGTGGCGCACTCGGTCGCGGGCCTGGTCGGCGCCGCGCCGGCCGCGACGGTGCCGATGGATATCGAGGAGGTTCAGGGCATGCTGGCGGAACGCATCAAGAAGTGGGAACAGGAACTCATCGCCAAGGGCGTCGCCGAGGGGGAAGTCAGGGGCGAGGCCAGGGGCAGGGCCGCCATGCGCAAGCGCCAGTTCACCCGCCGCTTCGGCGCATTGCCGGCTGATGTGGAACGGTTGATCGACGCCGCGACGCCGGATCAGCACGACGCCTACATGGACCGCCTGATGGACGCCCAGGCGCCGGGCGACGTTTTCCCCGACCTCCTCCGCCCCGGCGAGTGA
- a CDS encoding AI-2E family transporter: protein MPFDSALTTGRFARLLLVAVLIAGLVLMAWQIVDVLLLVFGAILLAVMLRRTADWLAAHTPLSGGWALAVVLLAIVIALGICGWLFGAQVSSQVEELTKVVPEAWGRVREQLEGSSWGRAALDAVSGVDPASVSGGMVREAGSLLMTVVGGLGNVLLLVAGGVYLAAQPGLYRQGVVALVPKSAEARTRQVLDGMGEALGKWLKGQFIAMLMVGALTSLGLWLLGVPSALALGLLAGLGEFVPLIGAFATAIPALLAASTVDMSTVLYTLALYVVIQQIEGNLIMPIVERRMVSLPPALALFAVVAFGLMFGILGVIFATPLTVVAYVAVQKLYVEDALGKREPAS from the coding sequence ATGCCCTTCGACAGCGCCCTGACGACCGGACGCTTCGCCCGCCTGCTGCTGGTCGCCGTGCTGATCGCCGGCCTCGTCCTCATGGCGTGGCAGATCGTCGATGTCCTGCTGCTGGTGTTCGGCGCCATATTGCTGGCCGTGATGCTGCGCCGGACCGCCGACTGGCTGGCGGCGCATACCCCGCTGTCGGGCGGCTGGGCGCTGGCGGTCGTGCTGCTGGCGATCGTGATCGCCCTGGGCATCTGCGGCTGGCTGTTCGGCGCTCAGGTGTCGAGCCAGGTCGAGGAACTGACCAAGGTGGTTCCCGAGGCCTGGGGGCGCGTCCGGGAACAGCTCGAAGGCTCGTCCTGGGGCAGGGCGGCGCTCGACGCCGTCAGCGGCGTCGATCCGGCCAGCGTCTCCGGCGGCATGGTGCGCGAGGCGGGAAGCCTGCTGATGACGGTGGTCGGCGGGCTCGGCAACGTGCTGCTGCTGGTCGCGGGCGGCGTCTACCTCGCGGCGCAGCCGGGGCTTTACCGGCAGGGCGTCGTGGCCCTGGTGCCGAAGTCGGCGGAGGCGCGCACGCGCCAGGTCCTGGACGGCATGGGGGAGGCGTTGGGCAAGTGGCTGAAGGGCCAGTTCATCGCGATGCTGATGGTCGGCGCGCTGACCAGCCTGGGCCTGTGGCTTCTGGGCGTGCCGTCCGCCCTGGCCCTGGGGCTGCTGGCCGGCCTCGGCGAGTTCGTCCCGTTGATCGGGGCCTTCGCGACCGCGATCCCCGCGCTGCTGGCCGCTTCCACCGTGGACATGTCCACCGTCCTGTACACCCTGGCGCTGTACGTCGTGATCCAGCAGATCGAGGGCAACCTGATCATGCCGATCGTGGAGCGCCGAATGGTCTCGCTGCCCCCCGCGCTCGCCCTGTTCGCGGTGGTCGCCTTCGGCCTGATGTTCGGCATCCTCGGCGTCATCTTCGCGACGCCGCTGACCGTGGTGGCCTATGTCGCCGTCCAGAAGCTCTATGTGGAGGACGCGCTCGGGAAGCGGGAACCGGCATCCTGA